ttctgcttgcctgtgcatgcctttgctggcctctgctgaacactgctgaccacccctgctccttctgacatcgtataacaattactacatgctactgttcgcccctgctgatctctgcttgccactgcatgcctctgctcgtctctgctgaccgctgctgaccacctctgatgcttctgataacatataacgcttactacttgctactattcgcccctggtgatctctgcttgccactgctggcctctgctgaccaccacttatatttctggcaacgtataacgtatgctggtctctgcttgcctctgcacacctctgctggcccctgttgaccactgctgacctttgTTGACAACTCCTGACATgatgtatatgtattaaagctttgtataatgtaaatctatggcaataaataatataattgcaaagaattctatgtgttctcgtcacttttacctttcttttcctctccccattattcccttagttataagaaaccgtttctctacttaaaactggaattccaaagtgcccggggcgttttctgaaatgccggtgaccttgacccactttcgaaactgggtcaaggccaaatcctgattcccaaagcgcccggaatttttctgagattcgatggccttgacctactttcgaaattgggtcaaggccatccggattttcaagttggcccgaagatttctgaaatttcgaatggccttgacctactttcgaaattgggtcaaggccatccggatttccaagttggcccgaagatttctaaaatttcgaatggccttgacctactttcgaaattgggtcaaggccatccggatttctaaAGTCTCCGgaaattttctaagattcgaatggccttgacccactttcgaaattgggtcaaggccatccggatttctaaAGTCTCCGgaaattttctaagattcgaatggccttgacccactttcgaaattgggtcaaggccaaatccggattctcaaactgcccggaatttttctaagattctaatggccttgacccactttcgaaactgggctaaggtcaaggtcaaattcggatttccaaagttcccggaacatttctaaaatgctggtgaacttgcgaagaaggtggtacgcatcttataggtaagagaatgatttggagaggaaaaggacggtaaaaaatgatgagaacacatagaatactttaaaattatatcatttattgtgatagatttacattatacaaaactttaatacatataaacatattatattatattgcatcatgtcacaagttgtcagcaacggtcagcagtggtcagcgatggtcagctgacgtcgggagatgttgacagaggccagcttaggtcgggagatgctggtagaggtcagcagaggctggcagtagccagtagtaatcgttgtacgttgccagaaatataagcagtggtcagcagtggtcagcaacggtcagcagaggccaacggaggccagcagaggcatgcagatgcaagtagagtccagcaggggcaggcagtagcaagttgtaatcgttatacgttgtcagaaatatcaggagtcgtcagtagcggtcagcaaagTCCagtggaggcaggcagaagtcagtagtaatcgttatacgttgtcagaaatataagcggtggtcagcagaggccagcagaggctgggagaggctaacagtagccagtcgtaattgttatacggtgtcagaagcatcaggggtggtcagcagtgttcagcagaggccagcaaaggcatgcacaggcaagcagaaacctgcaaaggcaagcagagacttgtaggggcatgcagtagtaagtattaatcgttatacattatcagaaatacctgcaatggtcagtagcgttcggcagaggccaggaaagttcagcagagacaagcacacgctgacagagatcagcaaagaccaacagaggttagcagaagtcagtagtaatcgttttaggttgtcagaaatataagcgatggtcagcagagtccagcagaggcaagcagtaatcaggagcagtcagcaacagtcgctgtatggtgtcaacagttgtcgggagttctgtacttttgtcagtacTGGTcaccagaggtcatcagaggcaaatagaaaccaggagtaatttgcggagttcagtaatgaactctaggaaaggcaagtaaaaatgcctggacagtcgagaatctcggctcgagattccaaatcgtatgccgtagacgggaggtcggatttcagttgttaagagcgagaaggcaaatgtgagcctttctctctcgactcccacgaggcggttcgaaattacttcCGGTGGCTTCGGAggatcgagaaagagagcatgtgtctgcTGACAACTTCttacatgatataatataatataatatatttatatgtattaatttcaaagaattctatgtgttcccaTTATTCCTAtagctataagatacatgccaCCTCTTCGCAAAGCCGCAagcattttggaaatgttccgggcactttggaaatccggatggtaaAACGCCCaaatttgtcgtggaatagttcgttattttcaacgctagatggcgtttgttttccgacctcaaaccctctggatttaaaacgcccaagtttgtcgtagaatagttcgttatattgaacgctagatggcgtttatttcccgacctcaaaccctctggtgctaaaacgcccaagtttgtcgagaaatccatctagcgtggacgatacgaactattccacgacaaacttgggcgttttagcaccagagggtttgaggtcgggaaataaacgccatctagcgttgaaaataacgaactattccacgaaaaACTTGGGCGGCTCTCTCGACTTGCACGAGGCGGTTCGAAATTATTTGGGGTAGCTTCACAggatcgagaaagagagcatgtgttagtttgcctttgtcgactttccgaaactctacgagttcacgtacgcgttatctagcatagtgtgagtagtgcaccTGGTGCTCAATCTGGCATCTCGGGCGTCATCTGAAACTGACCGATTCTGAACAGTCTAAACACTTAGTTAACAACCTCTGGTTGTTATCTTGTGCATGCACTAGAAAGTTGAAAGCCATGTTTAAAATGATCGACAACGAACGAAATCTTTACTGTTAATTGGTCGATTTCATTCTCATACTAAGTACATATAAACGAACAAGTTGTACGAAATTCTATCTTATCGCAGAGTAGTTGATACACTGCgaagtttaaataattattaataattttaaagagtAATCACATAGCGTAGTAAGAAAATATATTATGCAATATTCGAAAATCATACAAGTCGTATCAACTATTAGTTTCTATGAAGTGAACGATTCtaaaaaaacataaaataaaCGATCCGTTTTCTATTTTTAGTTTAAATATAACTAATtcaaaatttcgtttaaatCGTTTGATCGAATTGTTTGTTACTTATGAAATTTGTTACTAAATAAATAGTACTTTAATGAAAACCCATCCATGCTTCCAATATTCCTTGCCGACACCATAATATATGGGGGTAGCGGTGCTGTTACACGTGTAATTCGTAATCAGCGTGTTAGCCTTTAAAATTTCgttatattttgtaataattaaataCCGAAAGTGATTTGTAtatcgatttatcgatactacatTAAACAATTTTATGAAGGTATTTGTAATCAAGTACAGTGCAATACAATTGCACGTTGTTTAAATAGAACTAAATACAAGCGAATGTagtcattttctttttttttattttgtagcaATGCACCGGTAATATCTGGTGCTGCGAAACAAAATACATGACAAACCCGGTAAATTATCTAATGCTTTTAGAAATCAGCATCCGCATTTAACGGCGAATAATGACAAATAAGAAATCAGTTTCCTGTGGTCTTGACTTTTGCACTGTaccggatttaattgattgcctcACTACAGCAAATTTGTCAAAGTGAGTCGTGAGAAACGAGAGCAAGCTTGCTTTCAGTTTATGCACAGAATCGGGAACTTACCATTGAATGTGTTTGCAGATATGAATTTGTATGCATTCCTCTTGTCCATCCCTTGTTCAAAAGAGAATTCGTTTCTGGTGTTGCAAAAAAACGATCTGGTCCATTCACCAGACCAGACATATCTCTGTGCAATTCTGGTAAGTAAatcaataaatatacatacTTTCGTAAGGTGATAATTGCAATTTAATTTATAGATtggaataatttaattattggTAAACTATCGCCGCATATTAAGGTTGATTCAAAGAATCCCATTTTAAGGAAGAATAGCGAAGAAACTCTGAACCAAGAGTTATCTTTGGCAAGCCATTTAGGCCTTGTGGGAATTACTTTTAAGTTGATAAAAGGGATAGAGCATAATGTGAATCTTGCTAGAATTATCTGTGATAAAGTATCGAGCATGTCTAGCTTACAGGTACATTCGTCATCAAAGTCTGTTTATCGTGCATTTATAACATATAGAATAATTTCATTGTAGGTTTGGATACAAATACCTATGGAAAATCCGATTATACAAGCTTATTCTTACAGAGAACAAGAATGTAATTCAGTAGAAAGTCCATGGGAATGGTGGAATGCTTTCAGAGCAATATGTGATTACAATAGGAAGCTGGGTGTTGTATTACTCGTAAGTCACGATCTTCCGGAGCAAGAGGAGGTACTTTAAAAGACTTTCATTTCCTCTACGTACGCGCTATTCAAAATATGAGAaaatcgaatttaaaaaaatttattttatcgcaAGATCGATAGATGGTTAGGAGAACCAGTTAGATGCTTGATCATTCCTACAACATTATTTATTACGAATAGAAAAGGATATCCTGTCTTAAGTAAACCACATCAAACGTTGGTAAAAAGATTTGCCATGTTAGAGGTACAATTTATACTCACAGGGGCAAATCGGCATcagaatattaattattataattatttggaGTACTTATGGAaggtaaatattaaatttttgtttttaaactTTCATCCAACGACGATTCATTTTAAGTAATTTCGTCTAATCTTTATAATTTTACATAGGGGTGTCAAACAGGCGGACCGGTTGAAAGATTTGCACGCGGCTATGAAGATTACTTACAGTGTCCTTTGCAACCACTTATGGACAATCTCGAATCTCAGACATACGAAGTGTTTGAGAAAGATACTGTTAAGTATACGGAATATCAATCGGCTATCCATGAAGCGATTCTTGACATTTGGTGCCAAGCAACaactaaaattgaaaaaatgtatTACAACAATACTGCAATAACTTAATTATGAAACTAAGCCGGGAAATTACGTTTGTCTTTGATTTCAGAGTAATAATGGTGGTTGGTGCTGGAAGAGGACCGCTTGTCAACGCGTCTTTAAATGCGGCAAAAATGGCGAATAAACCAATTAAAGTATACGCTGTAGAAAAAAATCCTAATGCGATATTAACGTAAAATTATAGTTGTTTTACATCACATATTTGATACGTATAAATGTATTTGTTTAAACTGTTACATGTACAGTTTACAGGCACATGCAAGAGATATTTGGGGAGGCAAAGTAACAGTTGTGTCATGCGATATGAGAAAATGGAATGCTCCTGAAAAAGCTGATATTCTAGTATCTGAGTTACTCGGTTCTTTTAGCGACAATGAACTTTCTCCAGAATGTTTGGATGGAgttcaacaatttttaaaaggTATACCCCTATTATATCGAAACTATTGTCAGTCAAATACtataattgttatttttattaattatatgatCGTATCAGACGATGGGATAAGTATACCGTCTTCGTACACGTCGCACATCGCTCCTGTACAGTCTTCAAAACTGTACAACGAAGTAAGACTCTGTAAAGATAAAGATAAACATTTGTTAGCCCATTTTGAAACTTCTTATGTAGTTCATCTTCAAAATAAATACGACATAGCAAAACCACAGccattatttacatttaaacATCCAAACAAAGGTTAGTAGATCAGTAACGTTCATGTTCTTATTGCtgtacaataaaaatatttcagtattaacgttattattttagaaaatattgaCAATACAAGATTCGAAACAAAGACATTCGATGTGCAACAAAATTGCGTGTTACATGGCTTCTCCGGATACTTTAGTACAGTTTTATACAAAAACATTACGCTCAGCATAGAACCTAGCACACATACTCCCGGAATGTTCAGTTGGTTTCCCATTTTTTTCCCAATTAAGGTAAGGaagaaatacgaaaatacgcgtGGACAATTAgtttatgaatatttttaaaactaaTACGACTTATAATAATAGGAACCAGTACAGTTAAAAGCAGGCGAACAAATAGTCCTTCATTTTTGGCGTCAATGTAGCCCTAAGAACGTGTGGTATGAGTGGTGTATTAGCAAACCTATTCTAGGACCAATTCATAACCCTATTGGTCGTTCTTATACTATaggtttataatttaatatatttgtgaTTCAGTTATTTTGAAATGATATTGACATTAAAATATACCTTTGTAATATGACTATGATAAAAATTCTGTTTAATgttccttaaaaaaaaaaaagaaaaattcgataTACTGATATTTTTAGCAACACGATAATTTCCTAAATTTATGTGTAACTATCGAAGaacattttctttaaaaaattacatatgTGCAAATGTATGTAATGATATACGAAGTAGTAATAGattggaatatacagggtgttcggccacccctgggaaaaattttaatggggagttctagaagccaaaataagacgaaaatcaagaataccaatttgttgatggaggcttcgttaaaaagttattaacaattaaattcaaaaatttcaaatcgttctagaaaaattattttcggttgcgggggtcaattacgatcatttttggtgaatacacatacctttgaaatcctattcactttcgagaaaaaaattcaggaagatactgaaatttttcggcaaaaaaaaaactttcaaatcattctaaaaaaattattttcggttgcgggggccatttacaataatttttggtcattacacataccttcgaaatcctacccactttcgagaaaaaaattcgaaaaggtgtgaaatttttcgacgggaaaaaaaaatttcaaatcgttctggaaaaattattttcggttgcgggggtcaattgcaatcatttttggtgaatagacataccctcgaaatcttgcgtattttcgagaaaaaaattcagtaaggttggaactttaaacattaataacttctctagaatcccccattaaaatttttcccagaaatggccgaacaccctgtacttaAAATGGCAGCAAAACTTAATATCAGATAGCAACAGAAGGAATTGGTTAAAAAAGATATAACATGGGAATAGACCAGTAAATGTTCTTAGAATAGAATGTCACGTTTTTCTCTGCCGATTATTCACATTGAACTCGGGGGTCACCGATATTGTACAACTTCGATAACGCAAAATCTTGAACGTGGTTTCTACTGACCTTTTAACCTCACGTGATCGATCCCTGGATTTCAATAACATTTAATAtgttttgaaattgttgaaaatcTACGATTTCCTAAATCACGAACGATTCTCATTCGTACTCGAATATAAGGATTATAATTTTTGTATCGATATAACCTGTGCACCAAATGTATATTTGGTTTTCATGgattttgttttaaatttacctgaattttttcaataaagttcTTTTTGTATATAAAACCCTCAATTTATATCCTTACCTtgcaattataaataataatttgtaaaattgtaatttacaagattattatttatgtacgaTTTATTAAAGCGTGTATCCCTATCGTATTGTTACGACatattaaataatcttaataattctagtaaATAATACGCTTCTAGAACCGTAAAGACGTTGCTGAGATTAATTAATGTATGCGACATTATTTTGTTACGTGTTAGTTGAAATTACACGGTGATGAAATATGTTCTACGAGATAAGAGTTTGATAATGCAAAAAGCATATGCTGCTTCTTAGTGATCTTTTACTTATTCATTCGATTCGCGCCTTTTCGATTGCTTGGCAGCACCACGGAAAATTTACGAACCCCGTCAGAAATTTATATATTGCAGACGACACGAACAGTGCGAGGTTCGGCTCTTTTATCGTACCTAGTTCagcgaaaataaaatcaaaAATGGTAAAACTAGTCGTACAAATGGCAAAGTACACTGCGAGAAGATTCTCATATATTTCGAAAGATAGTTTGCTCGCTCCTCCCGTTTCGAAAGCGTCCTTATGTCTCTCACGTTCGATTACTACATCTCGATGTCTCAATGCCGGTAAGTTTGAATAATTATTTACCTTAAAAGCTTAAAAAGAACCAAgcatttctaataatattcttAACAATTAACATTTCAATGT
The sequence above is a segment of the Colletes latitarsis isolate SP2378_abdomen chromosome 6, iyColLati1, whole genome shotgun sequence genome. Coding sequences within it:
- the Csul gene encoding protein arginine N-methyltransferase 5, giving the protein MTNKKSVSCGLDFCTVPDLIDCLTTANLSKYEFVCIPLVHPLFKREFVSGVAKKRSGPFTRPDISLCNSDWNNLIIGKLSPHIKVDSKNPILRKNSEETLNQELSLASHLGLVGITFKLIKGIEHNVNLARIICDKVSSMSSLQVWIQIPMENPIIQAYSYREQECNSVESPWEWWNAFRAICDYNRKLGVVLLVSHDLPEQEEIDRWLGEPVRCLIIPTTLFITNRKGYPVLSKPHQTLVKRFAMLEVQFILTGANRHQNINYYNYLEYLWKGCQTGGPVERFARGYEDYLQCPLQPLMDNLESQTYEVFEKDTVKYTEYQSAIHEAILDIWCQATTKIEKIVIMVVGAGRGPLVNASLNAAKMANKPIKVYAVEKNPNAILTLQAHARDIWGGKVTVVSCDMRKWNAPEKADILVSELLGSFSDNELSPECLDGVQQFLKDDGISIPSSYTSHIAPVQSSKLYNEVRLCKDKDKHLLAHFETSYVVHLQNKYDIAKPQPLFTFKHPNKENIDNTRFETKTFDVQQNCVLHGFSGYFSTVLYKNITLSIEPSTHTPGMFSWFPIFFPIKEPVQLKAGEQIVLHFWRQCSPKNVWYEWCISKPILGPIHNPIGRSYTIGL